A genomic window from Sphingobacterium sp. BN32 includes:
- a CDS encoding efflux RND transporter periplasmic adaptor subunit has translation MKRALITIIVIALALGGIFYILNKNKAKVEQETAVVAQKNAAVAVRIDTAVNQQLSLAYQANGTFMPKQEVTVAAETGGRVVRVLVDEGSRVSAGQTLAVVEGDKLNVNVANAQAAYDNARATLQRYESALATGGVTQQQVDQMRLQFENSKNNLKSAKLNAGDVTIKTSVSGIVNSRKIEPGAYVSPGTPAFDIVNVSTLKLRVNVDEKNVATLRVGQTVKVLASVYVDKTFSGRITFIAPKSDGSLNFPVEIEIANNPNNDLRAGMYGTAVFGGEGTASALVVPRTAFVGSISDNKIFVLKNGKAIETKVTSGRSFGDQIEVTSGLAAGDQVIISGQINLIDQAPVEVIK, from the coding sequence ATGAAACGCGCTTTAATAACAATTATAGTCATTGCATTAGCCCTAGGCGGTATATTCTATATCCTAAACAAGAACAAGGCTAAGGTAGAGCAAGAAACTGCTGTCGTAGCACAGAAAAATGCAGCTGTTGCCGTACGTATCGACACGGCTGTAAATCAACAACTGAGCTTAGCGTATCAGGCCAATGGTACGTTTATGCCTAAACAAGAAGTGACCGTTGCTGCTGAAACTGGTGGCCGGGTAGTGCGTGTTTTGGTAGACGAGGGTTCTCGTGTATCTGCAGGCCAAACATTGGCGGTAGTAGAAGGCGATAAGCTGAATGTAAATGTAGCTAACGCACAAGCTGCTTATGATAATGCAAGAGCGACGTTGCAACGCTACGAAAGTGCATTAGCGACAGGTGGTGTTACCCAGCAACAAGTTGATCAAATGCGTTTGCAATTTGAAAACTCGAAAAACAACTTAAAGAGTGCCAAATTAAACGCAGGCGATGTAACGATCAAGACTTCGGTTAGTGGTATTGTAAATTCTCGTAAGATTGAACCCGGAGCTTATGTAAGCCCAGGTACACCAGCATTTGATATCGTTAATGTGAGCACGTTGAAATTACGTGTGAATGTAGACGAGAAAAACGTTGCTACCTTACGTGTTGGCCAAACTGTTAAAGTATTGGCAAGCGTATATGTAGATAAAACATTCAGCGGAAGAATTACTTTTATTGCTCCTAAATCAGATGGAAGCTTAAACTTCCCGGTTGAAATCGAGATCGCTAATAATCCTAACAACGATCTACGTGCTGGTATGTACGGTACTGCCGTGTTTGGAGGCGAAGGTACAGCATCAGCCTTAGTAGTTCCAAGAACAGCATTTGTGGGAAGTATCTCCGACAACAAAATCTTCGTATTGAAAAATGGCAAAGCCATTGAAACAAAAGTAACATCAGGAAGAAGCTTTGGTGATCAGATTGAAGTGACTAGCGGTTTAGCTGCTGGCGACCAAGTGATCATCTCTGGTCAGATCAACTTGATCGACCAAGCTCCTGTGGAAGTGATAAAATAA